From the genome of Chloroflexota bacterium:
GTAACCATTCCCCTGACACCTTTCCCTCCCCTGTGTTGCAGCCTGTAGGTATCACTGGGGACGCGCTTGGCGTACCCCCTAGTGCTGAGGGTGACTACCATCTCTTGGTGGGGGATGAGATCCTTATCACTAAAGTCAGCTGCTTCTTCCAAGGTCACCTGGGTCCTTCGAGCATCTCCGAATTTGGACCTGAGTCCTTCCGTTTCCTCCTTAATGAGGAGGAGTATCTTCTTGGGGTCGGCCAGGAGCTCTTCCAGATGAGCGATGGTTTTGAGAGTCTCAGAATACTCGTCCAAAATCTTCTCGCGTTCCAGCGCTACCAAACGGCGTAGTTGGAGGTCAAGGATAGCCTGTGCCTGAATCTGAGATAAACCCAGGTTAGTCATCAATTCATCGCGTGCTGCTTCCGTGGTGCGCGAGCGACGAATGATAGTCACCACCTGATCCAGGTGGTCTAGAGCAATCTTCAGCCCCTCCAGTATGTGCGCCCTCTCTTTGGCCTGCTTCAGCTCGAATCTGGAACGTCGGACTATGACTTCGTGACGGAAATCAATGTAGTGTTGTAGGGCTTCCTTCAGGCTGATAACTCTAGGCTGCCCATCCACCAGGGCCAACATATTGACATAAAACACCGATTGGAGTGCCGTGTGTTTATAAAGATTGTTGAGCAGTTGTTCTGGGTATGTTTCCTTTCTTAGCTCTATCACAATGCGCATTCCATGCCTGTCCGATTCGTCACGTATCTCGCTGATCCCCTCAATCTTCTTATCTTTGGTTAGCTTGGCGATCTTTTCTACCAGTTCCGCCTTGTTTATCTGATACGGGAGCTCAGTGATCAGTATCTGGCGTCGTCCTTTAGGTAGATCTGTGATGTCGGCTTTGGCTCGAACTACGACCCTCCCCTGACCAGTAGTATAGGCTTTTCGTACTTCCTCCAGTCCCAAGATAATACCGCCAGTAGGGAAATCAGGTGCAGGAACAAATTGGATCAGTTCCTCAATGGTGGCCTGAGGATGGTCAATAAGAAAGGCGATAGCCAGGCAGACCTCGGTGAGATTATGGGGAGGGATGTTGGTCGCCATGCCGACGGCAATTCCGGAGCTGCCATTGACCAGCAGATTGGGAAGTCTGCTGGGAAGCACCACCGGTTCTTCCAGGGTATCGTCAAAGTTGGGGGCAAAATCAACCGTATCCTTGTCGAGGTCGATCAGCATTTCCTGTGCAATAGCAGACAGGCGGGCCTCGGTGTAACGCATGGCGGCAGGTGGATCGTTATCTACACTTCCGAAGTTCCCTTGACCTTCGACAAGGACGTATCTCATAGAGAAGTCCTGTGCCATGCGGACTAGAGCCTCATAAACCGGTGCGTCTCCGTGGGGATGGTATTTCCCTAGTACCTCACCTACAATGCGAGCGCACTTCTTGTATGGTGAGGTGTGGCGTATTCCTAGCTCGTTCATTCCGTAGAGAATGCGACGATGCACTGGCTTTAGACCATCCCGCACGTCGGGGAGGGCACGGGAGACGATGACGCTCATAGCGTAGTCAAGGTACGAGCTTCGGACCTCGTCCTCGATCTTTACTGGTTTAATTACTCCTATTTCTGTTGTGTTCACTTAGATGGCCTTTCACATGTCAGATGGGCAAGAGAAATACTTCAGAAATCAACCTCACTGAACCCTTCCATTTCCGGTTCCGCCGCCTCAAGGTCTTCGTCTGATTCTTCCTCCGCCCTCTGCCTAAGTAATCTCTCTTTGACATATGGACGAAATCTTTCCCGCTTCTTTGGTGGAAACGAAAGGCGTCCTGCTTGGCTAGGATCTTGATAAGTTTCGCTGATAAGCACCTTCAGCTCATCTTCTTCCAAGCTCGTTATGACAGCGCTATAACGGTTGCCGCCCTTGATCAGCTTAGCTAAGCGCAGTCCGAATTTGGGCTCCACCTCACCAAGGTACTCACCTTGCCCACTCTTGGCTATCAACTTCTCCCCTTCCACATAGAGGCTTATTTCTTCGCCGGGAGACATCTGAGCCAAAACCTCCTTTGAAGCCAGTTTCACAAGGCTCACCGTTCTGGCTTTACTGGTTTCCTCTACAAAAACGTCAATGACAACCTTGTGATAGTTCTCCTTCTGAGCTGACTCCCCTAACTCTGAGAGGCGTTTGAGATTCTTCTTAGCGATATTGTTATAGCGGTCCAGTTCCAAGGCACGCCCATAAGCTTCTCTGGCTGCGGCATAGTCTCCCATTTCCATTAAGGCCCTTCCCAGCCGGTTATGAGTTTCCACATCATCTGGAAAAAGTTTCAGGATCGCTTTGTTGGCACCTACCGCTTCCTGCCAGCGGCCTTGTATTGCCAGGCTGACGGCTTCTTTGACATACTGTTCCATACTTGACTTGTCGTGTTGCAAAGGCACTGCTTACTCCTAATATACAAATGCCAGAGTGTTTTCCGAGTATCCCCAGTATTCCCAGATCCAGCTCTGAGACGAGTGGATCTATGTGTATACCGCAAGGATTTTAGGGCTTGCCGAGTCAATT
Proteins encoded in this window:
- the gyrA gene encoding DNA gyrase subunit A → MGVIKPVKIEDEVRSSYLDYAMSVIVSRALPDVRDGLKPVHRRILYGMNELGIRHTSPYKKCARIVGEVLGKYHPHGDAPVYEALVRMAQDFSMRYVLVEGQGNFGSVDNDPPAAMRYTEARLSAIAQEMLIDLDKDTVDFAPNFDDTLEEPVVLPSRLPNLLVNGSSGIAVGMATNIPPHNLTEVCLAIAFLIDHPQATIEELIQFVPAPDFPTGGIILGLEEVRKAYTTGQGRVVVRAKADITDLPKGRRQILITELPYQINKAELVEKIAKLTKDKKIEGISEIRDESDRHGMRIVIELRKETYPEQLLNNLYKHTALQSVFYVNMLALVDGQPRVISLKEALQHYIDFRHEVIVRRSRFELKQAKERAHILEGLKIALDHLDQVVTIIRRSRTTEAARDELMTNLGLSQIQAQAILDLQLRRLVALEREKILDEYSETLKTIAHLEELLADPKKILLLIKEETEGLRSKFGDARRTQVTLEEAADFSDKDLIPHQEMVVTLSTRGYAKRVPSDTYRLQHRGGKGVRGMVTKEAEEASIFLIADTHDTLLFFTSKGRVLSIKCYRIPQDTSRTAKGTPLVNLLSLNAEERVSTAVTANFEPGNFLLLATRKGKIKRTPIERFSSLKARGLIAITLESGDELVAARLAREEDDIMLVTERGKAIRFAVSDFRALSRTSQGVRGIRLVPGDSVISMEVVCPATHILTVTSNGFGKLTPIEHYPTQHRGGKGVLTHRISQKVGKVVAAKQTSPLGELMLISDGGVIIRVPKESIPIQGRSTRGVRLMNLDPGHDVISIACPLEETDRGPRQIRGL
- a CDS encoding tetratricopeptide repeat protein; translation: MPLQHDKSSMEQYVKEAVSLAIQGRWQEAVGANKAILKLFPDDVETHNRLGRALMEMGDYAAAREAYGRALELDRYNNIAKKNLKRLSELGESAQKENYHKVVIDVFVEETSKARTVSLVKLASKEVLAQMSPGEEISLYVEGEKLIAKSGQGEYLGEVEPKFGLRLAKLIKGGNRYSAVITSLEEDELKVLISETYQDPSQAGRLSFPPKKRERFRPYVKERLLRQRAEEESDEDLEAAEPEMEGFSEVDF